Within the Tursiops truncatus isolate mTurTru1 chromosome 19, mTurTru1.mat.Y, whole genome shotgun sequence genome, the region CTGAGAGAACTATGGCTGTGAGAGCTAGGGGAAAGAAAGGTCCATGTCTCAGATGCCAGCCACTCTTTGGGACATCCAAGGGGCCAGCAGCCCCTAGTAAGTTACTGCTAAGTTTGAGAAGACTGAACTCTAGAAATAATCATAACAGTCATGATAAAGTTGTGGCAATAACATggactaccatttattgagcagttataAAATATCAAGACTCTTTCAAGCACTTTACATGGACCATTCAACCCCATCTCAACCCCATGAGTGTGGTACAATTACAGGGATGAACAAAATCGGACTACaggttggatctgtttcttttactttaacctttgcttctcatttgcttttgttcagtaaaaggatactgtctatatagggaaccctgcccctctgcttgAATGTTAAACcgaagtgcctttgttcagggaaacatcctgaccctgtccacctgtgaatggctgcaagaaagaagaaattaacacatccccttcCTGAGGCTGTCCATTCCAGGAGATATCTGCAAGACTTAAGGCCTTTTTActtcacttcctcacctcctccccttctctgttctataaaagaaactggcatccagaccccagtCAGAGACactagtccgccatcttctcagtctgcaggctttccaaataaagtcgctattccttgcctcaacacctcatctcctgatttattggcctgtcctgCGGCGAGCAGAgagagcttggacttggtaacagtaCCACCAGGATCTTCACTGTCCCTTTGAGGACACCGAGGTTcagggaggtgatgaggtcaacACAGCCTGAATTTTGACCTCTGACCCCAGAATCCCAGCTCTTTTCGTTATAGCAACTCcgtcttttaaaaattctcaccccttcaataaaactagaagaaaataaaatgataaaatgaaaaaaaactcaACCCTTTCCTTTCCCCCACTTCCCTCCGTCCTATCCAAAGCAGGGGCATCCCTaggtccctaaccctaacccattcATCCTTGGGAGCCCAAGGGTTGTGGGGGGAGCTTTGCCCCCTACCTTAGATGCACCCCCCTCCAGCAACCATGGCCCCATCACTAGCCTcttgaagaaggaagaaatagattCCCACAAATTCTCTACAGTCTCGCTATTCAAAATGTGGGCCATGGACCAGAAGCATCAACATCACctagaaacttgttagaaatgcaaatgaatggTCTCACCCTAGATCTGCTGAGTCAGAACATCTGCGTGTTTTAGCAAGTGTTTTCTTTTATACCTTCTAGAGTCAGAATGACAGCTCTACACGGCCTCCATCGTACCCTGCACGGGGGAGTACACAACGTTTTCTGCCTTTAGAGCTCCGGCTTCTGACTTTAGAGCTCGCATACCGCCCTGACTCCTGACGACCCACCTTTTCCGACTCCACGCGTCCTGCTTCTGAAACTACAACTCCCACAATGCCCAGAGGCGTCACTTTACGCGACTACATCTCCCAAGGTGTTTCGCGAGCCATACCACCATCATGGCGCCCACTCTCTCCGACATCATCGGGACTACAACTCCCACAATGCTCGGCGGCAAAACTACCGCCCCGAGACCGGCGCCACGTCCGCTCCCGCTCCGCTGGGTGAGGCCAGGCTCGGGCGGGTCCCGCGGAGTGTGCAGGGCCCTGGGTTCGTTATAGCGGTTCTTTCCCTCATAGCACAGACATGGCGGCCGAGAAGGACCAGCAGAAGGATGCCGAGGTGGAAGGGCTGAGCGCCACGTGAGCAAGCTGGATCTAACCCCCCTGACCGAGACCCGGGAGTCCTGGTCCCCCGCCCCTTCCTCCCTGGGGTCCTAGGAATCCCGGCCTCCAGACACATGAGTCTGGGCCCCTGGTGTCCTCTTTGAGGACTCTGGAGTCTGGGTCCTCAGCCCCTTTCTCCCCGGGGATCCAGGAGTCTGTGACCATATCTTCCCCAGAACCGCGGAGTCCGGCCCCCCTCGGTCCTCTTCTTGCTCGAGGGTCCGGGTTCCATCCCGGTCTATCGCTGACCTGGCCCCGCACCCACCAGGACCCTGCTGCCGAAACTGATTCCGTCCGGCGCGGGCCGTGAGTGGCTGGAGCGGCGCCGTGCTACCATCCGGCCCTGGGGCTCCTTCGTGGACCAGCGGCGCTTCTCGCGGCCCCGCAACGTGGGCGAGCTGTGCCAGCGCCTCGTACGCAACGTGGAGTACTACCAGAGCAACTATGTGTTCGTGTTCCTGGGCCTCATCCTGTACTGTGTGTGAGTGCCTCTCCGGCCCAGCCCCGCGCCCACCATGCTGCCCGGCCCGCACTGGCCGGCCCCGCCCTCAGCATTCGGCCCCTCCTCTCACTGACCAGGCCCCGTCCCCATGGGGTAGTTCTGCCGGACCTTTTGACCGAAGGGCCAGGTCCCTACTCCCGCATGAGCCTGGCCAGGATTCAGTGTGACCAAATGTGACCTAGACTTCCCCGGCCCCAAGGACGTAGCCTGTCATCCGCCAGTGTAGAAGGTCAGGGCCTCCGTGTCGGGCCCAGTCCCAGCTGCCTGACGCATGCCTCCCTGCCCTCTTCCAGGGCGACATCCCCCATGCTGCTGGTGGCTCTGGCTGTCTTCTTTGGCGCCTGTTACATCCTCTATCTGCGCACGTTGCAGTCCAAGTTTGTGCTGATGGGTGAGAAATCCCCTGCCCTCCTCAAATCCTGGTCTCTTGGAATGCAAGCCTTTGACTCCAAACCTAAGTCCTTGTGAACCCAAGTCTGCCCAAGCGTAGATCTACACTAGATCCCCCAAACTCAATCCCTTAAAGTCTCAGACACACCGGATGCTTCCACCCACTCTCAGCCCCCCAAGTTGCTATTCCCCAAGCCCAGAAGATATCCCAGAACCCACCTCCACCTGCTCCTGTCCCTTAaacctcctcctttcctctccctcctcccttaccTCCTGCCAAAGGCATCAGCTGCAGGTACCCACATTGGACACCAGGTGGCGACCTTACACTGGCCTAGAGCTGGGCTCCCCTTTCCTGCTTCCTGGGGTGGAAGTGGAaaaatcttgggacttctcagagAGGGAAGCTGAGGCCTGTGGCTCATGTGGTCCCAGACTGGCACCAAGCACCACTGAGAAGAAAGAGGGGCCTGAGTTCCCAAGTAGGGGAAGCTCAAGGTTTGGAGGGGGTATAAGGGGGAATTGGGATCAGACAAACAGGTAGAGCTAAGACAGAATCCTTCAGAAGCCTGCCAGTTTTGTACATGACAAAGGTGGGCTGGGTGGAGGGGCATGTCGGGCAAGCCCAGAGCATGGAGGGAGCGCCTGGGGCATAGACATGACGTGGCTTCAGCCACTGCTGCCATCCCTTGTAAAAAATGACGAAGAACAATGATCCACGGGTTTCCATCCGAGGATACAGAGGACTGACTGTATTGTTCTGTGAAatcatccagggacttccctggcggtccagtagttaagactccaagcttccaatgcagggggcccaggttccatccctcgtcagggaactaagatcccgcatgccacacaacacggccccccacaaaaaaaaacaaaagaaagaaaaatcatccagtttctcggtcagccacaaatcaaatcaaattcTTGTGGAATAATATGCAGACTCAAAAGATACATCcatggctggggcttccctggtggcgcagaggttgagagtccgcctgccgacgcaggggacacgggttcgtgccccggtccgggaagatcccacatgccgcggagcggctgggcccgtgagccatggccgctgagcctgtgcgtccggagcctgtgctctgcaacgggagaggccacaacagtgagaggcccgcgtaccacaaaaaaaaaaaaaaaaaaatacatccacGGGTCAGACTTGGCCCTTGGGCCACCAGTTGGAGACTCTAGGTCTACGGGAGTGCAGGTTGGAGCAGGAGAGCTGTAGTCTCgggaaagggaggctgggagctTCCTAGTAGGAGTGGGGTTGGAGGGTGGCGAGGGGGCTGAGGAAGGCCCCTTGTATTCCCACGGACAGTGGGTGGGGACATTGGAGACATGGGTGGGGCCCGTGGACTCGGAGGGCCTTGGCACTAGGAGTTTAGATCCTGAGGCTCCCGGACAATCTGGTGTCTTGTGACACCagattggtggggggggggggggggggggtataaGGGGTTACTCTGGGAGAGGGCACGAGTATCAGAACAGCTGCCCCAATGCCGTCTGCCCCCAGGCCGAGAGGTGAGCCCAGCCCATCAGTATGCTCTGGCTGGGActgtctcctttcccttcttctgGCTGGCTGGCGCAGGCTCCGCCGTCTTCTGGGTCCTGGGTGAGTACAGGGTCTGGGTGGCGCTGTGGGCCGTGGGGGCCAGGTGAGGCAGCCAGGCCCTGAACTGCCCGTCTTCCTGCAGGAGCCACCCTCGTGGTCATCGGCTCCCACGCCGCCTTCCATCAGGTGGAGGCCGTGGACGGTGTGGAGCTGCAGATGGAACCTGTGTGAGGCGGCTTCAAGGACCTGCCAGCCTCCCGGGCCAGCTGCCCTGTCCCCGTTCACCCCCGTCCTGCTCGGCTCTGCAGGTCTGGCCAAAGGCCCCCCTCCCATTACAAGCCCGGGGAGGGACTCCAACTTTGGAAATAAAACTGTTAACAGTTGTTCAGCTAATATTCTCCCAGGGTCTTCTGGGGGTCTGTGCTGGGTGATGCTGGGATCCTGCAGAGGCCAAGAAGGTGGGGAGCGAGTGGGCCATGGGCATGATGGGAGGAGGGTGGTggacaataaacaagatggataACAGATATGATAGGACGGCCAGTGATGTCAAGTTCTAAGGAGGAGAAGAGTATGCAGGGGCCCCCGAGACGACCCCCATATCCAGTGATTTGCTAGGAGGACTCAGGACTCAGTATCTAAGTTGTACTCacagatgtgatttttttttttaagctaatgaATTGCCACTTACtggggctttattttattttatttttaatttatttatttttggccacgttgagtcttcgttgctgcgcgcgggctttctctagttgtggcgagcgggggctactcttcgttgcggtgcatgggcttctcattgtggtggcttctcttgttgtggagcacgggctctaggcacgtgggcttcagtagctgtggcacgcgggctcagtagttgtggcgcacgggcttagttgctctgtagcatgtgggatcttctcggaccagggatcgaacccctgtcccctgcattggcagacagattcttaaccactgcaccaccagggaagtccccagatgtgATTTATTATCATGAAAGACTAtgaagcaaaatcagcaaaggaaaaaggcacATGGGGCGAAATCCAgaggaaaccaggcacaagcCGCCcagagtcctctcccagtggagtcaccTGGATTGAGTGTAATACCCCCAGCAGTGAAATGTTGTCTTTGGGGAAGCTCATGAGAGACTTAGTACCCAGAAGGAAAGCAGTTGTTCAGAATAAACAACATCGTTTGCACAGACAGTTTAGACACGAGAGCCACTCTTTCAGGGAGTGGTGAGAACCGTGCTGAAACCCAGGTTCCCAGATACCAGCCAAGGGCCACTACGCAAGCAGGTCTCTCTAAGGACAGCAGTCTTGGGCCTACTCTGTTAACTCTTCCTCacagagaaagttctggagatgagtTATAGTTTAAAGAAGACCTCCCTGAGATGACGTTGAATGAAGACTTAAATTGAGTGAGGGAGCCGCCGCAGATCTTTTGGAGGAAGAATGTTCTGGACAGAGgaagcagcaggtgcaaaggcccagagacaGCGCTGTGCCCGGAGGTTTGAGGAACAGCGAGGAGGCCGGTATGGCTGGAGCAgatggggggggatggggggcggggcttTGGTTTTCCTGAGTGAGGTGAGAGTGACACAATTTGCTTTTCATTGTAACGTGAAGGCTGCTGTGTGGGACCGCTGACAAAAGAGAAATGCACGTGGTAGGGAAAGCACTTGGCAGGTGTGACAGCAAAGTGAGGTGACAGATAGGGTCTGAAAAGCTACTTCAGATGGGGCTGGTCTGGGAGCGCTCTCCAAGGAGGTGGCATTTCAGTGAGCTCTGAGGGAGGCGGAGCCAGCCACAGGAAGAGCTGTGGGCCGAGTGGCCTAAGCAGAGGTACAGCCAGTGCCCAGGCCTGGCAGTGCCTTCCCCTGGCCTCCCCAACTTCATGTCTCCATCACCAAAACTCACCGGTTTATCGTTCATTCAGCAAGTGTTTATCGGGGGCCCGCTGAGTGCTCAACATTGTTCTGGAATCCTGTCACATACGgtggccaccagccacatgtCGCTACTGAGTACTTGAAACATGGCTGGTCCAGATTAAGATGTGCTGTGAGGGTAAGATAcccaccagatttcaaagacttagtaggAAAAGGGTGTAAAATATCTCGTTAATAATTGTGTATATTGGTTATGTGTTGGAAGGATAATCTGTTGGATACGCCAGGGTAAATTATTATGTtcacctttttcttttactttttaaaatgtaattcggTAGAAaacacaggggacttccctggcagtccagtggttaggactctgcgcttccacggcaggggccacaggtttgatccctggtcagggaactaagatcccgcatgccgcgcggcacggccagaaaaaaaaaaagaaagaaaatacaacattACATCTGTAGCTCATATCCTGTTTCTACTGGACACACTGGCTTAGATGCTGGGGAACCAGCAGTGCCACAAACAGACGTAGGCCCACATTCATGAGCCAAGCAACAACCAGCAGGAAGCTCTCAGCAAAGCCAATGAAACAGGTGAGGCTGGAGGgtagctggggaaggagggactcGCTTAGAGTGGAGGGGCAGGGCCTTGCCGAGCAATGAGCAGGAGATTGCCCCTCAGAGGTCTGGGGGAAGAGTATTACAGCCAGAGGGaactgcaagtgcaaaggccctgaggtaggaccTGCCCAGTGACAAGGCAACACTGTGGCTAGGGTGAAGGGAGTAACATAGGAGATGACGGTGGGGAGGATGTCGAAGACCAGATGAGGCAGGACCTGCAAGCCACGGGAGGGCTTTGGGTTTTAGCTTAAGGTAATGTGGAACTGTGGAAGGCTGGCTTTtgagcaggggagggacagggTCAGGTGTGAACGTTGGAAGTATCtctctgagggacttccctggcggtccagtggttgggactccacacttccacggcaggaggcacaggttcaatccc harbors:
- the RABAC1 gene encoding prenylated Rab acceptor protein 1; the protein is MAAEKDQQKDAEVEGLSATTLLPKLIPSGAGREWLERRRATIRPWGSFVDQRRFSRPRNVGELCQRLVRNVEYYQSNYVFVFLGLILYCVATSPMLLVALAVFFGACYILYLRTLQSKFVLMGREVSPAHQYALAGTVSFPFFWLAGAGSAVFWVLGATLVVIGSHAAFHQVEAVDGVELQMEPV